The Sebastes umbrosus isolate fSebUmb1 chromosome 4, fSebUmb1.pri, whole genome shotgun sequence genomic sequence TGTGACTGTAAACTGACTGAACTATCTTCTCGGATTTTGTTGATTTATCAATTGTTGTTTGTAGAagattaatgtttattttgtccTCCTGCTGGAGAAAATAAACTAGTCTTCTAGCTTTTTCTGCAAACGAGTCAGCTTACATATAAATTATCAGAAAACTGGTACAAAAGAAAGTGATTAGTTCTGTCTGCAACTGGCTAAAACACAATTTGCTGGTTGCCAAAGATGTTTTTGCAGCAGTTGGtccaaagaataaagacatttccctcccaaattagtagtattttctgtctaatttataagggacttgtaatgttttatacttctggttaatgtaatccaatcaatcttatttccacatatatattttgtatatacagttccctttgttaacaccttattttgaaaaccagacgtagtcacacgtgtatacttcctctaacttctccaggtcgtctctagctctcccgtcagctccgtcgtctttatacatccatggtcagctccatcggggccgtttgaatgcatttaacataaatgtcagtatatgggtgctctacagttgtagcgtcggcccatttgaccacggagatgagagtgacggccggcttgaccgcatgttaccgcaatacgataacgtttcctgtccataaCCAAGTTAGcctgcagctttagccatgatgtctagctctgctttcctgcaatgtgtgaaacccaaagtgtttccatactttactgtatgtgtagtgtttaccacgctggatttaaaatgtgagggtgcaggtcctatccacgcagaccctccactGTTTTCTGCTCTGTCGTACCTGCCGATTTCTGCTTGCTACGGCCTGCCggctactgtttgttttgagtgacggatacagaacggatatgactacaacaataaaggcggtaacttccttctagcGAATCGATTTGTTTCCCACCCCTATAAGACacattaaatgaaataaatccaGCTACTGAGAACTGATTGTATTTGTTGATATTTGTAGagagaagttaaaggttttcCTATTCATTTCAATACAGTTTTCTTGTGGACGTTAGAGGAACTGCAGCGGATCACACTTCAGGTCTGGCTAATACTGTATCAAGTATCAGACACTTGATAATCAGACAGAGTCCCAGGAACAGGATGATACACAGACAGGAGAAATGAAAGGATAGGAGGAACAGGATATCTCCCAGCAGGCTGTTCTCCTTGGGATGAGGCAGAGGGAAGGCGGGCTGAggtggcggaggaggaggaggagggggtggagcCTGGGGCATCTCGCAGTAAACACCTGTCCAGCCCTGGTAGCACTGGCAGGTGAACTTGTGCTTCATGTCCAGGATGTCGTGGTTGTTGAGGTGGCCGCTGACGTGGAAGCGGGGTCCCCTGCTGGGCGTCGGGTTGCGGTGGATGTGGAAGAAGCGTGGGTTCAGGTGCAGGTAAGCACCCGAGTCCAGGCTCTTGCGGACGCACCTGCCGTTCTTCTTGCAAAGCGCTTTGCTGCACAGCTTGGCGGCGGAGGTGACGTTGATTACATAATGTCCCAGCGGACCGTCGATGTACTTCTTCACCGTCAGGCAGTTCCTCTGGAGGAGGCAggacacaaaagaaaaagaaaaagttcaaAAACGTGAAATATGAATTCTGTTCAAATAAGAGAGGAGGTTAGGATTGTGGACAGGTTCCAGGACTTCACAGTGATACGTAAATGGTTACAAGAGTTTGATGACCATGGAAGTGGAAGTTTTCTCCTCAGTGATGATTACATgacagcttcttcttctcccagATTTACAGCTGAGTCTGCTGTAAACAGGATGTAAAACAATCCACAGACACCAGCAGAAATCCTGAACCACTTTCACACATAAATCAGATGTTTTGTTTcctggtttttggctgtcagaGTTtggtcagaaaaataaaatcaccatTTTTGGAAACATCCGGTTCTGGAGGAGAGAATAATGACTTCAGAAATTATGAAGCCTTGTTTTATGCACAGTTTCTGTCATTAAAGGTTCTAAATTTGATATgcagaacattaatatagcagtaaacaactgtttgtaatttaaagatatagtggagtaatatctacctgagcagagaattaagtctctctccctctgtctgtgttgTATCAGAGTTTCTCCGCGCTTTGTTGatatagccgggccggccgcgcctgcttttagtgcatgttcgtgcatgtgagcgtgccgcTCAAAGGTCACAAAATGTGTTTGGCCAGAACTCAAACAttcatgctaattatgacaatttcacacaaatgtctgtctatgacattttggacagacggatgtaaactgcaacttcactggttggtggaggtatacaaccgcgaggcggtaaaTCTAGTTTGGTTATAGTTTTTACCATTACCTGTGTTCGTGCATACTCTGATGATCCCCAGAGGACGACACCCGATGCTCCCAAGACAGCGCTCTCCCCGATGGTGTGAATCAGGTCGCTCTGAAACAGAATGACAGGGGCCTTTTTAGCCTAGTAAACACCTGAATCCAACTATAACCGTCTAGTTTTCATTGCCTTTTATGGCACTTGCAGAAATCCAAATGCTTCCCTTCCACTTCTTCATAATCTACAAATGCTCTCATGGACACAAACATATTGAGAAGTTTCCGGAAAGCATCTTTAAGGGCGATGCTCAACTATACTGAGGTTGCTATAAAGAGAACAGCACAACAATATTCACACAAACAGCCACACCAGGGACAGACAAGCAACCATCATGACAGAAAGATCAAGTTCAAATTTGAATCGTAAAGGTTTgcgattattttgttttgttcaggTGATTGACTCAGCAAATTTAGTATTTTTCTGCTTAAGAAACCCTTTCAACTGAAAATCTAACCTCTGAAAGAACCACAAATGTGTAGGCATAGAAAGGTCTAGAGTAGACGAACACTGGCAATGTGAAGTCTGTACGGGCGATGGACGCGATCCTCATGGCTTCCTTGACCCGATAGTGGACGAACTTGACAGTGTTGGAGGAGGACTTGAGCTCGTAGTCCAGGTAGATGGACGGGAAGAGGGCCGTGCTCTCCTTCCAAAGCCACATCAGGTGGTCGTTGCGTACGTGCTCAACGTTGGGGCATTCGCCGGTGTACCTTTGCGGGTGCTCCTTATACCCGTAGTTGTAGCAGTCTGGGAACAGGTAAAACCCCCACAGCCCGTCCGGCCTGCGACCTTCAGCCAGGGCCAAGGTCAGGTTCATGAAGGTCTGCCCAGCCCTCTCAAAACCTT encodes the following:
- the hyal6 gene encoding hyaluronoglucosaminidase 6; amino-acid sequence: MTLMGLRLLALALWVGVGVKLQVLGDQMKPTRAPLIPHRPFVVVWNAPTESCRLRFKVDLDLSVFDIVANLNETLSGPNVTIFYHSHLGYYPYYSNSGVPINGGLPQNQSISKHLSKARADIDKLIPHKDFRGLGVIDWENWRPQWVRNWGSKDIYRNKSKEQIRKLHPNWPESKVEKEAKEGFERAGQTFMNLTLALAEGRRPDGLWGFYLFPDCYNYGYKEHPQRYTGECPNVEHVRNDHLMWLWKESTALFPSIYLDYELKSSSNTVKFVHYRVKEAMRIASIARTDFTLPVFVYSRPFYAYTFVVLSESDLIHTIGESAVLGASGVVLWGSSEYARTQRNCLTVKKYIDGPLGHYVINVTSAAKLCSKALCKKNGRCVRKSLDSGAYLHLNPRFFHIHRNPTPSRGPRFHVSGHLNNHDILDMKHKFTCQCYQGWTGVYCEMPQAPPPPPPPPPPQPAFPLPHPKENSLLGDILFLLSFHFSCLCIILFLGLCLIIKCLILDTVLARPEV